One window of the Streptomyces sp. TS71-3 genome contains the following:
- a CDS encoding AAA family ATPase, whose translation MGVPLSGPGASPVAPAPPVVPQAGSAGPGGPLGVPGHAAMGAAVPPGPAQGPGHLTHQPPAPGGAPPPPPMPTPVPQTPAPAPVPQAPGPSVPHPAPMSHGGETTGHLQLPPGGPVAVPSPPPATTGADPTTATLAVLLIGPAGAGKTSVARYWAERRPAPTAHISLDDVREWVRSGFADPQSGWNDHSEAQYRLARRTCGFAARNFLANGISCILDDAVFPDRPVVGLGGWKRHVGPGLLPVVLLPGLEIVLERNAERSGNRRLTDEEVARIHGRMAGWYGSGLPIIDNSHMDIAEAAHALDEVLARAIASPPTW comes from the coding sequence ATGGGCGTGCCCCTTTCCGGGCCGGGCGCCTCTCCGGTGGCCCCGGCGCCTCCTGTCGTGCCCCAGGCCGGAAGCGCCGGACCGGGCGGGCCGCTGGGGGTTCCCGGCCACGCAGCCATGGGCGCGGCGGTACCGCCGGGGCCCGCGCAGGGCCCCGGACACCTCACCCATCAACCCCCGGCACCGGGTGGCGCGCCGCCGCCTCCGCCGATGCCGACTCCCGTGCCGCAGACGCCCGCTCCCGCCCCCGTACCCCAGGCGCCGGGTCCCTCCGTGCCGCACCCCGCGCCGATGTCGCACGGTGGGGAGACGACGGGGCACCTCCAGCTGCCGCCGGGCGGCCCGGTGGCCGTGCCCAGCCCGCCGCCCGCCACGACCGGCGCGGACCCCACGACCGCCACGCTCGCGGTGCTGCTGATCGGCCCGGCGGGCGCGGGCAAGACGAGCGTGGCCCGCTACTGGGCCGAGCGGCGCCCGGCGCCCACGGCGCACATCAGCCTCGACGACGTCCGCGAGTGGGTGCGCTCGGGCTTCGCCGACCCCCAGTCCGGCTGGAACGACCACTCGGAGGCGCAGTACCGCCTGGCCCGCCGCACCTGCGGATTCGCCGCGCGGAACTTCCTCGCCAACGGCATCTCCTGCATCCTCGACGACGCGGTCTTCCCGGACCGCCCCGTGGTCGGCCTCGGCGGCTGGAAACGGCACGTCGGCCCCGGACTCCTGCCGGTCGTACTCCTCCCCGGCCTGGAGATCGTCCTGGAACGCAACGCGGAACGCTCCGGCAACCGCCGCCTCACGGACGAGGAGGTGGCCCGCATCCACGGCAGAATGGCGGGCTGGTACGGCTCGGGCCTGCCCATCATCGACAACTCCCACATGGACATAGCGGAAGCGGCCCACGCCCTGGACGAGGTCCTGGCCCGAGCCATAGCCAGCCCCCCGACCTGGTAG
- a CDS encoding aminopeptidase P family protein — MSEVFAARRDRLRAYCAAGGSATALVSRPANVRYLTGAAPPGAVLLLGRDPLDGDQDVLVCSATPTDQPDEGHPDETLATRVLDSFGGDPAVAAADLAAAAGADSLALEEHDLTVARHRALHTRAPRLRLTDLGGAVEQLRYVKDEEEISCLRIAAEIADQALGELLESILVGRTERHLALELERRLVDHGADGPAFATSVATGPNAGSPGHVPTDRRVEEGDFLSVCLGAAYRGYRCEIGRTFVIGTSPADWQVELYDLVFAAQRAGREALAPGTPCRDVDRAARQVLDSAGYARGLTQLTGHGVGLEIDEDPQLAPTAMGKLDACVPVTVEPGVHLPGRGGVRIDDTLVVRSEADGGPELLTITTKELLAL; from the coding sequence ATGTCAGAGGTGTTCGCGGCCCGAAGAGACCGGCTCAGGGCGTACTGCGCCGCCGGCGGCAGCGCCACCGCGCTGGTCTCGCGGCCCGCCAACGTCCGCTACCTCACCGGCGCCGCACCCCCCGGCGCCGTCCTCCTGCTCGGCAGGGACCCCCTCGACGGGGACCAGGACGTCCTGGTGTGCTCCGCCACCCCCACCGACCAGCCGGACGAGGGGCACCCCGACGAGACGCTCGCCACCAGGGTCCTGGACTCCTTCGGCGGCGACCCCGCGGTGGCCGCCGCCGACCTGGCCGCCGCCGCCGGCGCCGACTCCCTCGCCCTGGAGGAGCACGACCTCACGGTGGCCCGGCACCGCGCCCTGCACACCAGGGCCCCGCGCCTCCGGCTCACGGACCTCGGCGGCGCCGTGGAGCAGCTCAGGTACGTCAAGGACGAGGAGGAGATCTCCTGCCTGCGGATCGCCGCGGAGATCGCGGACCAGGCCCTCGGCGAGCTGCTGGAGTCGATCCTGGTCGGCCGCACCGAACGCCACCTCGCCCTGGAGCTGGAACGCCGGCTCGTCGACCACGGCGCCGACGGCCCCGCTTTCGCCACCAGCGTGGCCACCGGCCCGAACGCCGGCAGCCCCGGCCACGTCCCCACCGACCGCAGGGTCGAGGAGGGCGACTTCCTCTCGGTCTGCCTGGGCGCCGCCTACCGCGGCTACCGGTGCGAGATCGGGCGCACCTTCGTCATCGGCACCTCGCCCGCCGACTGGCAGGTGGAGCTGTATGATCTGGTGTTCGCGGCCCAGCGCGCCGGCCGGGAGGCACTGGCACCGGGCACCCCGTGCCGCGATGTCGACCGTGCGGCCCGCCAGGTGCTCGACTCGGCCGGGTACGCTCGGGGCCTCACCCAGCTGACCGGACACGGCGTGGGACTCGAAATCGACGAGGACCCGCAGCTTGCGCCCACCGCCATGGGTAAACTGGACGCTTGCGTGCCGGTCACCGTCGAACCGGGGGTCCACCTCCCGGGCAGGGGCGGGGTCCGGATCGATGACACGCTCGTCGTCCGCTCCGAGGCGGACGGCGGCCCCGAGCTACTCACCATCACGACCAAGGAGCTGCTCGCGCTCTAG
- the efp gene encoding elongation factor P produces the protein MASTNDLKNGMVLKLDSGQLWSVVEFQHVKPGKGPAFVRTKLKNVLSGKVVDKTFNAGVKVDTATVDKRGMQFSYMDGDYFVFMDMETYDQLHVDRKAVGDAANFLVEGFDAVVAQHEGEVLYVELPAAVELTVQETEPGVQGDRSTGGTKPATLETGHQIQVPLFITSGEKIKVDTRSSDYLGRVNG, from the coding sequence GTGGCTTCCACGAACGACCTCAAGAACGGCATGGTGCTCAAGCTCGACTCGGGCCAGCTCTGGTCCGTCGTCGAGTTCCAGCACGTCAAGCCCGGCAAGGGCCCTGCATTCGTGCGCACCAAGCTCAAGAACGTGCTCTCCGGCAAGGTCGTCGACAAGACGTTCAACGCCGGCGTCAAGGTCGACACGGCCACCGTCGACAAGCGCGGAATGCAGTTCTCCTACATGGACGGCGACTACTTCGTCTTCATGGACATGGAGACCTACGACCAGCTCCACGTCGACCGCAAGGCCGTCGGCGACGCCGCGAACTTCCTCGTGGAGGGCTTCGACGCGGTCGTCGCCCAGCACGAGGGCGAGGTGCTCTACGTCGAGCTCCCGGCCGCCGTCGAGCTCACCGTCCAGGAGACCGAGCCCGGCGTCCAGGGGGACCGCTCCACCGGCGGCACCAAGCCCGCCACGCTGGAGACCGGCCACCAGATCCAGGTCCCGCTGTTCATCACCAGCGGCGAGAAGATCAAGGTCGACACCCGCTCCAGCGACTACCTCGGCCGGGTGAACGGCTGA
- the nusB gene encoding transcription antitermination factor NusB: MAARNTARKRAFQIIFEADHRGADVLTVLGDWVRHARTDTRQPPVSEYTMQLIEGYAKRAKRIDELLAQYAVGWTLDRMPVVDRNILRLGAYELIWVDETPDAVVLDEAVQLAKEFSTDESPAFVNGLLGRLKDLKPSLRREE, translated from the coding sequence GTGGCTGCCCGTAACACGGCCCGCAAGCGTGCCTTCCAGATCATCTTCGAGGCCGACCACCGGGGCGCCGACGTCCTGACGGTCCTCGGGGACTGGGTGCGGCACGCCCGGACCGACACCCGGCAGCCGCCGGTGAGCGAGTACACGATGCAGCTGATCGAGGGTTACGCCAAACGGGCGAAGCGCATCGACGAGCTGCTGGCGCAGTACGCGGTGGGCTGGACCCTCGACCGGATGCCGGTCGTGGACCGCAACATCCTGCGTCTCGGCGCGTACGAACTGATCTGGGTCGACGAGACCCCCGACGCGGTCGTCCTCGACGAGGCCGTCCAGCTCGCCAAGGAGTTCTCCACCGACGAGTCCCCGGCCTTCGTCAACGGCCTTCTCGGCCGGCTGAAGGACCTCAAGCCGAGCCTGCGCCGCGAGGAGTGA
- the bldD gene encoding transcriptional regulator BldD encodes MSSEYAKQLGAKLRAIRTQQGLSLHGVEEKSQGRWKAVVVGSYERGDRAVTVQRLAELADFYGVPVQELLPGTTPGGAAEPPPKLVLDLERLAHVPAEKAGPLQRYAATIQSQRGDYNGKVLSIRQDDLRTLAVIYDQSPSVLTEQLINWGVLDADARRAVAHEES; translated from the coding sequence ATGTCCAGCGAATACGCCAAACAGCTCGGGGCGAAGCTCCGAGCCATCCGCACCCAGCAGGGCCTTTCCCTCCACGGCGTGGAGGAGAAGTCCCAGGGACGTTGGAAGGCGGTCGTGGTCGGGTCGTACGAGCGCGGCGACCGTGCCGTGACCGTGCAGCGTCTGGCCGAGCTGGCGGACTTCTACGGCGTGCCGGTGCAGGAGCTGCTGCCGGGCACCACGCCCGGCGGGGCCGCCGAGCCGCCGCCGAAGCTCGTCCTGGATCTGGAGCGCCTGGCCCACGTCCCGGCAGAGAAGGCCGGCCCGCTGCAGCGCTATGCCGCGACGATCCAGTCCCAGCGCGGCGACTACAACGGCAAGGTGCTGTCGATCCGCCAGGACGACCTGCGCACCCTTGCGGTCATCTACGACCAGTCGCCTTCCGTCCTGACCGAGCAGCTCATCAACTGGGGCGTCCTCGACGCGGACGCGCGCCGCGCCGTGGCGCACGAGGAGAGCTGA